The nucleotide window ATGGCGTCCATCAGCGGCCTGGGCGCGGCGGCCACCAACTGCACAGTTACGGCCAACATTCCTGAGGCAGCAACCAGCGGCATCGAGGTATACCCCAACCCGGCCCACGACAAACTCACCGTGATACTGGGCGCCAACCCGCTGAAGGTGCGCAGCATCGACGTGGTCGACGTAACCGGCCGCATTATCAAGAAGGTCAGTGTCGAACAGCAAACCCGGGTGAATATTGCCAGCGGCACGCTCCGTCCTGGCATCTACCTGCTGCGCTTCCACGGCAACCAGACCCGTACCCAGCGCATCATTATTCAGTAAGGGTTTATTAGCAAGTAGTTACAAAGCCCCTGGTCAACCGGCCGGGGGTTTTTCTTGTTTCTATCCTCGCGACTCGTCGCTACTTCGTCCTTGCCTATATCAATTCTGCGGGCGGATGTAATATGACTGCCGGCTTAATACAGCAACACCAGCAGGCTGCGGGCCCCGTGGGCCCCAATGACCAACGACTGCTCGATATCCGCCGTTTTGGAAGGGCCCGCCACAAAAGCGCCGTAGCCGCCCGTGCCCGGCAGTTGCGCGTAAGCCTGGTGCATGGTGGCCACAATACGGCGGTGGTCGAGGACCAGCACCAGATGCTGGGTAACCGTAGGCAAGGCCCGGTGCAGCATGTTGGCCTCGGGCAGCCAGATAGCGCCGTTTTCAGCTACCCCAATCTCGCCCGCTAACACGGCTAGGTCAACATCGGCCAGCATCTCGGTCGGGGTTTGAGCACTCACTGCTACCGTAGCAGGAAACAGGGGCGAGGCCGTGCGCCGGGCATCCGGAAACAGCTGCCGCAGCACGGGCTCCAGTTGTTGCGGACCCGTTACCCACACTACCCGGCCGCCAATACTGCCCAGCATTTCGGTAAAGCGCTCCACGGAGGCATCACCGCCGAAATCCGGGACGTTCGGCAAGGGCGTTTCAGCGGGCTTGTTGGCCTGGGCGGCGGCTAAGATTCTTTCGCGCGAGGAACTCAAAGTGGTTAGATGGTAAGCTGGTCAAATAAAAAGCTGGTGCAGTGGTGAGCAACTGTTTAAACCGAGCCGACAGAAAGGAGCCTCACCACCTCCCTATCTGCCTATTTCACCGTTGCCTGATACCATTCGCGGAAGCTTTGCTGGGGCGGCTCGGGCAGTTCCCGGGCCACGGCCCAGGCATTGAAGGCCTTGGCGTGGGTGAGCTGATAAGGTAAGAGCCGCAGGCCGGTACGGGCCAGTTTGCCACCCATGCCAAACATCTTGGGGCTGGCCAGAAAGCGGCCCATAAACTTCATACTCCACTTCTTGCTGGCCGGAATTTCGCCGGCTTCGGCCAGGACCTGCCGCCACTTGTAGAGCTGCACGTGAATGTCAATCTTGACCGGGCACACGTCGGTGCAAGAGCCGCAGAGCGTGCTGGCAAACGGCAGGGAGCTGTGCTTTTTCAGGTCGATGTTAGGCGACAGAATAGCGCCGATGGGGCCGGGCACGGTGAAGTCGTAGCTATGGCCGCCGCTGCGCCGGTACACCGGGCAGGTGTTCATGCAGGCCCCGCACCGGATGCACTTGAGCGAGGCCCGGAAGTCGGGGCGGCCCAGCTGCTGGGTGCGGCCGTTGTCGACGATGACGATGTGCATTTCCCGGCCCGCGGCGGGCTTGGTGTAATGCGAAGTATAGGTCGTCACGGGCTGACCGGTGGCGCTGCGGGCCAGCAGGCGGGTGAATACGCCCAGATCCGTGAGGCGGGGAATCAGCTTCTCAATGCCCATGCTGGCAATGTGCACCTTGGCCAAGTTCACGCCCAAATCCGCGTTGCCTTCGTTGGTGCAGATAACCACGCCCCCGGTTTCGGCCACGGCGAAGTTGACGCCCGAAATAGCCACTTCCGCAGCCAGAAACTTGGCCCTGAGGTGCTGGCGGGCCGCTTCGGTGAGCTGCTGCGGGTCGTGGTTGCCCTTTTCGGTGCCCAGGTGCAGGTGAAACGTGTGGCCCACGTCTTCCTTCTTCAGGTGAATAGCGGGCAATACCAAGTGGCTGGGTGCTTCCTCTCGCAGCTGAATAATTCGCTCTCCCAAATCGGTGTCAATGACCTCGATACCGTGCCCAATCAAGTGCGGATTCAGGTGGCACTCTTCCGTGAGCATCGACTTGCTCTTAACCACGCGTGTAGCCTTGTGTCGGCGAATGATGTCGAGCACAAGGGCGTTGTGTTCCTCAGCGTCGGCGGCCCAGTGAACATGCACGCCATTGAGTTGGGCTTCGGCCTCAAACTGCTTCAGATACTCATCCAGCCGGCTCAGGGTGTGCTCCTTAATCTGGGAAGCCAATTCGCGCAGCTGTTGAAACTCGGGCACGGCATACACGGCCTTGTCGCGCTTCTGGCGCACAAACCACAGGGTTTCGTCGTGCCAGGTAGTACGGTCGGCATCGGCCACAAACGTAGAGGCGCGGGCAGCGTGGGACATGCGGTGAGATGGTGAGGTGGTGAAATGGTGAGTGGCGGTTCGGCTAGCGCTAGCGGATTGTGTCATTGCGAGGCCGAAGGCCGTGGCAATCCGTCCTCTGAAATGTGCTAAGTGCCAGATGTGATAAGCCCTTCTGTTTCTTTGCGACGAGGGCTTTGTGGGTAAAGAATGTGTCGAACTTCGCAGAGGACGGATTGCTTCGCGCTGCTCGCAATGACACGAAGGGAGTTTTACCACCTGACCGTCTCACTATTGAGGATTTCCACGGCGTGCAGGACCTGCATCGGGAGCTGGCGGCGGCGCACGATGCCTTGCAAGTGCATCAGGCAGGACATGTCGCCGCCGGTGAGAATGGTGGTACCGTTGCGCAAGTGGTCCTGCACGCGGTCCTGGCCCATGCGGGCGGAAATGGCTTCCTCCGAGACGCAGAAGGTGCCCCCGAAGCCGCAGCATTCGTCGTTGCGGTCCAGCTCGGTGAGCTCAATCCCGTCCAAGGAGCCGAGCAGGCGGCGTAGCTGCCCGTCGCGCACCGGCGTCATCTCCGACTCGTTGGCCTGGTGCAGACCGCGCTGCCCGTGGCAG belongs to Hymenobacter cellulosilyticus and includes:
- a CDS encoding LutC/YkgG family protein: MSSSRERILAAAQANKPAETPLPNVPDFGGDASVERFTEMLGSIGGRVVWVTGPQQLEPVLRQLFPDARRTASPLFPATVAVSAQTPTEMLADVDLAVLAGEIGVAENGAIWLPEANMLHRALPTVTQHLVLVLDHRRIVATMHQAYAQLPGTGGYGAFVAGPSKTADIEQSLVIGAHGARSLLVLLY
- a CDS encoding lactate utilization protein B, which encodes MSHAARASTFVADADRTTWHDETLWFVRQKRDKAVYAVPEFQQLRELASQIKEHTLSRLDEYLKQFEAEAQLNGVHVHWAADAEEHNALVLDIIRRHKATRVVKSKSMLTEECHLNPHLIGHGIEVIDTDLGERIIQLREEAPSHLVLPAIHLKKEDVGHTFHLHLGTEKGNHDPQQLTEAARQHLRAKFLAAEVAISGVNFAVAETGGVVICTNEGNADLGVNLAKVHIASMGIEKLIPRLTDLGVFTRLLARSATGQPVTTYTSHYTKPAAGREMHIVIVDNGRTQQLGRPDFRASLKCIRCGACMNTCPVYRRSGGHSYDFTVPGPIGAILSPNIDLKKHSSLPFASTLCGSCTDVCPVKIDIHVQLYKWRQVLAEAGEIPASKKWSMKFMGRFLASPKMFGMGGKLARTGLRLLPYQLTHAKAFNAWAVARELPEPPQQSFREWYQATVK
- a CDS encoding (Fe-S)-binding protein: MAPSGSCVYHVRKHFDKLEQTAEVQQVRTATYDLIDFITQILGVTELPGQFPHKVGLHLSCHGQRGLHQANESEMTPVRDGQLRRLLGSLDGIELTELDRNDECCGFGGTFCVSEEAISARMGQDRVQDHLRNGTTILTGGDMSCLMHLQGIVRRRQLPMQVLHAVEILNSETVRW